The following are encoded in a window of Gasterosteus aculeatus chromosome 5, fGasAcu3.hap1.1, whole genome shotgun sequence genomic DNA:
- the LOC120819087 gene encoding uncharacterized protein LOC120819087 codes for MAQEMKPFFVLWVVVAFFATQSGTTDATSSTGEHTASADLTPVKATTTANLDGSSTTLKPPTDPPTTKPSDSTTTANPDGSSTTPKPPTDPPTTKPSDSTTTANPDGSSTTPKPPTDPPTTKPSDSTTTANPDGSSTTPKPPTDPPTTKPSDSTTTANPDGSFTTPKPPTDPPTTKPSDSTTTANPDGSPTTPKPPTDPPTTKPLEPCDGNPCSDGSTCEPRHNQTFECLCLAGDSYDTESKSCQSAKVFPGQLTLPGLEYNIKMADKTSQEFKKASLDINKEITMVFKDDTSFSGSTVVEISKASPVQSKVWSMSARASGTVNATVEIIFKKGAEIKETDVLKQMEAAVDCADCLLKGAQFKNEPLCALNPCDNTTICEPQDGDFTCTCLEQFIKTDFGKRLCIACPSGKKAKDSKECVDCPFGYSGFNCGETWKLSLVIAGTVLGGLLLIALILLPVLVHKYSKKVSKNEKSGDMEPYARLPPTKQSMANGGSAQSQHAPYSGPANRMSGFPSAGAPRIPRATATNSWEKRANMEMTPSSRGQNLFPAGGNSRLYDDHGDMNPVAQSRPQSNPYTQNQPRANLYGQSQGHSNPYYMHDNGKRF; via the exons caaatctGGATGGTTCATCGACAACACTGAAACCTCCTACAGATCCTCCAACCACAAAGCCTTCGG attcaacaacaacagcaaatccGGATGGTTCATCCACAACACCGAAACCTCCTACAGATCCTCCAACCACAAAGCCTTCGG attcaacaacaacagcaaatccGGATGGTTCATCCACAACACCGAAACCTCCTACAGATCCTCCAACCACAAAGCCTTCGG attcaacaacaacagcaaatccGGATGGTTCATCCACAACACCGAAACCTCCTACAGATCCTCCAACCACAAAGCCTTCGG attcaacaacaacagcaaatccGGATGGTTCATTCACAACACCGAAACCTCCTACAGATCCTCCAACCACAAAGCCTTCGG attcaacaacaacagcaaatccGGATGGTTCACCCACAACACCAAAGCCTCCTACAGATCCTCCAACCACAAAGCCTTTAG AACCCTGTGATGGAAACCCATGCTCCGATGGGAGCACCTGTGAGCCTCGTCACAATCAAACCTTTGAATGCTTGTGTTTGGCTGGTGATTCCTATGATACTGAAAGCAAGTCATGTCAGAGTG ccaAAGTTTTTCCTGGACAACTAACCTTGCCTGGCCTCgaatacaatataaaaatggCTGACAAGACATCACAAGAGTTTAAAAAGGCTTCCTTAGACATTAACAAAGAG ATTACGATGGTTTTCAAGGATGATACTTCTTTCTCCGGATCGACAGTGGTGGAAATCAGTAAGGC GTCGCCTGTACAAAGCAAAGTTTGGTCAATGTCAGCGAGGGCTTCAGGGACAGTAAATGCAACTGTAGAGATCATCTTCAAAAAAGGTGCTGAGATTAAAGAAACGGACGTTCTAAAGCAGATGGAAGCTGCCGTAGACTGTGCGGATTGCTTACTGAAGGGTGCACAATTTAAGA ACGAACCTTTGTGTGCTTTGAATCCCTGTGATAATACTACAATATGCGAACCGCAAGATGGAGACTTTACTTGCACCTGTTTGGAACAATTCATTAAGACAGACTTCGGTAAAAGGTTGTGCATAG CGTGTCCTAGTGGTAAAAAAGCTAAAGACTCCAAAGAATGTGTCGA TTGTCCCTTTGGTTATTCTGGTTTTAACTGTGGGGAAA CCTGGAAGCTGAGTTTGGTCATCGCCGGCACCGTGCTCGGGGGCCTGCTGCTCATCGCGCTCATTCTTCTGCCTGTATTGGTGCACAA ATACTCAAAGAAGGTCTCCAAGAACGAGAAAAGTGGAGACATGGAGCCATACGCCAGACTGCCTCCTACCAAGCAATCAATGGCTAACGGCGGTTCAGCTCAAAGCCAGCATGCCCCGTATAGTGGGCCGGCCAACAGGATGTCAGGCTTCCCCAGTGCCGGGGCGCCTCGGATCCCAAGGGCCACCGCCACAAACAGTTGGGAAAAAAGAGCCAACATGGAGATGACtccgagcagcagaggacaaaaCCTGTTTCCAGCGGGGGGGAACTCG CGGCTCTACGACGACCACGGTGACATGAACCCAGTTGCTCAGTCTCGCCCCCAGAGCAACCCCTACACACAGAATCAACCTCGCGCCAACCTGTACGGCCAGAGCCAAGGCCACAGCAACCCCTACTACATGCACGACAACGGAAAGCGGTTTTAA